One part of the Mytilus trossulus isolate FHL-02 chromosome 11, PNRI_Mtr1.1.1.hap1, whole genome shotgun sequence genome encodes these proteins:
- the LOC134691561 gene encoding E3 ubiquitin-protein ligase TRIM9-like yields MANFETKRCELCVYKYCLDCEQYNCENCKFLRKKQKISIDHQIDNASDHAVDCKSKCPEHQELFDLMCNTCNSPVCSRCVTQLSPQQAENVAQIRKKIEENLRMKQHELNHTMEIIEKGIDSFDEQIDSVIKSITEEGNKTKDMVDIWVEHMLRPLQNRCNIDKTELMKLLSDSKRLISKGHCLEKQRKQLDCTRHDGDLVEKLKTLDIEIERLNALELPEFPDLSVKTKEVTPKSISQCMSTFRFRIFAEKAENMLECFHRCENCGYDLIYDNIHRHWH; encoded by the exons ATGGCTAACTTTGAGACTAAGAGATGTGAACTTTGTGTATACAAATATTGCCTTGACTGTGAACAGTATAACTGCGAAAACTGTAAATTCCTGCGTAAAAAGCAGAAGATATCTATTGATCATCAGATTGATAACGCCTCAGATCATGCCGTAGATTGTAAATCAAAATGTCCTGAACATCAAGAACTGTTTGATTTGATGTGCAATACGTGTAATAGTCCAGTTTGTTCAAGGTGTGTAACACAGCTATCGCCACAGCAAGCAGAAAACGTTGCTCAGATCAGAAAGAAAATCGAAGAAAATCTTAGGATGAAACAACACGAGTTGAATCATACAATGGAGATAATAGAAAAGGGCATTGATAGTTTTGATGAACAAATTGATTCTGTTATAAAATCAATCACAGAAGAAGGAAATAAGACAAAAGACATGGTTGATATATGGGTTGAACACATGTTACGTCCATTACAAAATAGATGCAACATTGATAAGACGGAGCTCATGAAGCTACTGTCTGACTCTAAACGCCTTATAAGTAAAGGACATTGCCTTGAAAAGCAACGAAAGCAGCTAGACTGTACCAGACATGACGGAGATTTGGTAGAAAAGTTGAAAACCCTAGATATAGAGATAGAAAGATTAAACGCTTTGGAACTGCCTGAGTTCCCAGATTTATCAGTTAAAACGAAAGAAGTGACTCCAAAATCTATAAGTCAATGTATGAGTACCTTCAGATTCAG AATATTTGCAGAGAAAGCGGAAAACATGCTCGAATGCTTCCACAGATGTGAAAATTGTGGGTACGATTTGATTTATGATAATATACATAGACATTGGCATTGA